A genomic stretch from Desulfolutivibrio sulfodismutans DSM 3696 includes:
- a CDS encoding RES family NAD+ phosphorylase, whose translation MRIADDAAHLEDIFTIDGATNDRLFGELDLLPGIGRDELVNGIPHASVINASFCHASPEGGRFNRPDRGAWYAGFELKTSQAEVAFHKSRQYLEIGWEKEDNVAYDDYLANFDAEFHDIRGDRHFADCLDPGSYYASQGLAAELLAAGSLGIVYPSVRMPGGVCLACFRPALVGNVRQMKTWSFAWRGSAVPPAWLEQHVSG comes from the coding sequence ATGCGCATTGCCGATGATGCCGCCCACCTTGAGGATATTTTCACGATAGACGGCGCGACAAACGACCGTTTGTTTGGAGAGTTGGACCTCTTGCCGGGAATCGGCCGAGACGAGCTTGTCAACGGCATCCCCCACGCGTCAGTCATCAACGCCTCATTCTGTCACGCCTCGCCCGAGGGCGGGAGGTTCAACCGCCCGGATCGCGGCGCATGGTATGCAGGCTTTGAACTGAAAACCAGCCAAGCGGAAGTGGCCTTCCACAAAAGCCGACAGTATCTGGAAATCGGCTGGGAGAAGGAAGATAACGTCGCCTATGACGATTATTTGGCGAACTTCGATGCGGAGTTCCATGACATCCGGGGGGACAGGCATTTTGCTGACTGTCTGGACCCGGGGAGCTACTACGCCTCCCAGGGGCTGGCGGCCGAACTGCTGGCGGCTGGTTCTCTGGGGATCGTTTATCCGAGTGTCCGGATGCCAGGGGGCGTGTGCTTGGCCTGTTTCCGTCCAGCACTGGTGGGGAATGTGCGCCAGATGAAAACCTGGTCTTTCGCATGGAGGGGAAGCGCGGTTCCGCCCGCCTGGCTGGAGCAGCATGTCTCAGGCTAG
- a CDS encoding antitoxin Xre-like helix-turn-helix domain-containing protein: MPATCQNQAPVSRYAASPIADLSVKADRDRLSPAAVKGFFNIMAKWGIRDADAKALLGGVSNGRYYDMKKAPGSAVLDQDELHRVSFLVGIFKALNILFGEELADAWMRLPNQNRIFGGRPRSTT, encoded by the coding sequence ATGCCCGCCACCTGCCAAAACCAAGCGCCCGTTTCTCGGTATGCGGCGTCGCCCATCGCCGACCTGTCTGTGAAGGCCGACCGTGACCGCCTGAGCCCGGCCGCCGTGAAGGGCTTTTTCAACATCATGGCCAAGTGGGGCATCCGCGACGCGGACGCCAAGGCTCTGTTGGGCGGCGTCTCCAACGGCCGCTATTATGACATGAAAAAGGCCCCCGGGTCTGCCGTGCTCGACCAGGACGAGCTTCACCGCGTGTCCTTTCTGGTGGGGATATTCAAAGCCCTGAACATCCTTTTCGGTGAAGAACTGGCCGACGCCTGGATGCGGCTGCCGAATCAGAACCGGATATTCGGGGGGCGACCCCGCTCGACTACATGA
- a CDS encoding RNA recognition motif domain-containing protein has protein sequence MSKKLYVGNLSFNSTEDDIRTKFSTFGEVISVSLISDRETGRLRGFGFVEMDDEGARAAIQGMDGKEFGGRNLKVNEAEEKPRSGGGGRGRERW, from the coding sequence ATGTCTAAGAAACTCTATGTCGGAAATCTTTCCTTTAATTCCACCGAAGACGACATCCGTACCAAGTTCTCCACCTTTGGCGAAGTCATCAGCGTCAGCCTCATCAGCGACCGGGAAACCGGCCGTCTGCGCGGCTTCGGTTTTGTCGAGATGGACGACGAAGGCGCCCGTGCCGCTATCCAGGGCATGGACGGCAAGGAGTTCGGCGGCCGCAATCTGAAGGTGAACGAGGCCGAAGAGAAGCCCCGCTCCGGTGGCGGCGGCAGAGGGAGAGAGCGCTGGTAG
- a CDS encoding ABC transporter substrate-binding protein: MLRLVSVLTLGLTLALAAAVPAKAENAATPVPIGLAVAQTSNAALFGLEQMDGAKIAQARHNAAMGANGTKITLIFRDTAGDEAGAVNAFRTLLETDKVVAIVGPTLSQQAFAADPLADQAKTPVVAPSNTAAGIPDIGPFVSRVSAPMSQVAPHSVRQALRLNPAISRVAVLFAHNDAYCASETATFQEAVKNMGLTTVAVKKFQTTDTDFTAQIAAVLEARADLAIISGLAADAGALVRQLRQKGYAGLIVGGNGLNSTNIFPVCGAQCDGILVAQAYSPDAVAANPANQGFVRDFQAAYHKTPGQFSAQAYTAVQVIAEAVARVEKESGKKAGEFELSALRQAVNAALRSGPFLTPLGEIRILPSGEVEQKDVFVSRIAMNPDGRTGSFVLVAE; encoded by the coding sequence ATGCTGCGTCTTGTGTCCGTTCTGACTCTGGGCCTGACCCTGGCCCTGGCCGCCGCCGTCCCGGCAAAGGCTGAAAACGCGGCCACGCCCGTTCCCATCGGCCTGGCCGTGGCCCAGACCAGCAACGCCGCCCTGTTCGGCCTGGAGCAGATGGACGGGGCGAAAATCGCCCAGGCGCGGCATAACGCCGCCATGGGCGCGAACGGGACCAAAATCACCCTGATCTTCCGGGATACCGCCGGCGACGAGGCCGGAGCCGTCAACGCCTTCCGCACCCTGCTCGAAACCGACAAGGTCGTGGCCATCGTCGGCCCCACCCTGTCCCAGCAGGCCTTTGCCGCCGATCCCCTGGCCGATCAGGCCAAGACCCCGGTCGTGGCCCCCTCCAACACGGCGGCGGGGATTCCCGATATCGGGCCCTTCGTGAGCCGCGTCTCCGCGCCCATGTCCCAGGTGGCCCCCCATTCGGTCAGGCAGGCCCTGCGCCTCAACCCGGCCATCTCCCGGGTGGCCGTGCTTTTCGCCCACAACGACGCCTATTGCGCCTCGGAGACCGCCACTTTCCAGGAGGCCGTCAAAAATATGGGCCTGACCACCGTGGCCGTGAAAAAATTCCAGACCACGGACACGGATTTCACCGCGCAGATTGCCGCCGTGCTCGAGGCCAGGGCCGATCTGGCCATCATCTCCGGACTGGCCGCCGATGCGGGCGCCCTCGTCAGGCAATTGCGCCAAAAGGGCTATGCAGGGCTCATCGTCGGCGGCAACGGGCTCAATTCCACCAACATCTTTCCGGTGTGCGGGGCGCAATGCGACGGCATCCTGGTGGCCCAGGCCTACAGTCCCGACGCCGTGGCCGCAAACCCGGCCAACCAGGGCTTCGTCCGCGACTTTCAGGCGGCATATCACAAGACCCCGGGCCAGTTCTCGGCCCAGGCCTATACGGCGGTCCAGGTCATCGCCGAGGCCGTGGCCCGGGTGGAGAAGGAATCCGGAAAAAAGGCCGGGGAATTCGAGCTTTCCGCCCTGCGCCAGGCGGTCAACGCCGCCCTGCGCAGCGGCCCGTTCCTGACGCCGCTGGGCGAAATCCGCATCCTGCCCTCCGGGGAGGTCGAACAGAAAGACGTCTTCGTCTCCAGGATCGCCATGAACCCCGACGGCCGGACCGGCTCCTTCGTGCTGGTGGCTGAGTAA
- a CDS encoding citrate synthase has protein sequence MGQAKTATLTIGGRSFELPVHVGSEGEIGIDVTDLRRLTGYVAYDPGYANTGSCKSSITFVDGERGILRHRGYPIEQLAEKSSFIETAMLLIFGELPTTEERTAFRALLSEHELLHEDLLHHFDGFPPNGEPMAILSAVINSLGSYHPELLEILNLHEFRLAAAKLVSKVRTIAAFSYRKSRGLPFMYPNPDLSYCRNFLHMMFSMPNRPFEPLPQAVSALSLFLIVHADHEQNCSCSTVRMVGSTQANLFASVSSGICALWGRLHGGANAAVIEMLDNIRQGQYGVSDFLERVKKKECRLMGFGHRVYRNFDPRARVLKKAAHNLLMSTGITDPLLDIAQELEDAALADDYFQERRLYPNVDFYSGIILRALGIPVNMFPVMFAIGRMPGWIAHWFEEYRDPAIRLHRPRQIYTGPKQRDFLPMEQRLPASAKDRENA, from the coding sequence ATGGGCCAGGCCAAGACCGCAACCCTGACCATCGGGGGCAGATCCTTCGAATTGCCCGTGCATGTGGGCAGCGAGGGCGAAATCGGCATTGACGTCACCGATCTGCGTCGGCTCACCGGATACGTGGCCTACGACCCCGGGTACGCCAACACCGGTTCCTGTAAAAGCTCCATCACCTTCGTGGACGGGGAACGCGGCATCCTGCGCCACCGGGGCTATCCCATCGAACAGTTGGCCGAAAAAAGCTCGTTTATCGAGACCGCCATGCTGCTCATCTTCGGGGAACTGCCCACCACCGAGGAGCGCACGGCCTTCCGGGCGCTTTTGTCCGAGCATGAGCTTTTGCACGAGGATCTTCTGCACCACTTCGACGGCTTTCCGCCCAACGGCGAGCCCATGGCCATCCTCTCGGCGGTCATCAACTCCCTGGGCAGCTACCATCCGGAACTCCTGGAGATCCTGAACCTGCACGAATTCCGGCTGGCCGCGGCCAAACTGGTGAGCAAGGTGCGCACCATTGCGGCCTTCAGCTATCGCAAGTCCCGGGGTCTGCCGTTCATGTACCCCAACCCGGACTTAAGCTACTGCCGCAACTTCCTGCACATGATGTTCTCCATGCCCAACCGGCCCTTCGAGCCCCTGCCCCAGGCGGTCAGCGCCCTGTCCCTGTTCCTGATCGTCCACGCCGACCACGAGCAGAACTGCTCCTGCTCCACGGTGCGCATGGTGGGGTCCACCCAGGCCAACCTCTTCGCTTCGGTGTCGTCGGGCATCTGCGCCCTGTGGGGACGACTGCACGGCGGGGCCAACGCGGCGGTCATCGAGATGCTCGACAACATCCGCCAGGGCCAATACGGGGTTTCGGATTTCCTGGAGCGGGTGAAAAAGAAAGAATGCCGACTCATGGGGTTCGGGCACCGGGTCTACCGCAACTTCGATCCCCGGGCCCGGGTGCTCAAAAAGGCCGCCCACAACCTGCTCATGAGCACCGGCATCACCGATCCGCTGCTGGACATCGCCCAGGAACTGGAGGACGCGGCCCTGGCCGACGACTACTTCCAGGAACGGCGGCTGTACCCCAACGTGGATTTCTATTCGGGCATCATCTTGCGGGCCCTGGGCATCCCCGTGAACATGTTCCCGGTGATGTTCGCCATCGGCCGCATGCCCGGCTGGATCGCCCACTGGTTCGAGGAATACCGCGATCCGGCCATCCGCCTGCACCGGCCGCGCCAGATCTACACCGGCCCGAAACAGCGCGATTTTCTGCCCATGGAGCAGCGGCTCCCGGCTTCCGCGAAAGATCGCGAAAACGCTTAA
- the gspD gene encoding type II secretion system secretin GspD — MARDREHAPVTPLPGIFPRAVGQAILVSWLGLCPGGTPTVWAAAVTAIPDMAADMVKGDPQPAAPADRPRPEPAGGNGSGTVPPIGDDMSVIMDFDNVDIRVFIKFISDLTGKNFVVGDDVRGNVTVISPKSMGPDEAFAVFESVLEVNGFTIVPSGGVLKVVSSKSGRTMNTAQPRGAAVNSDRLVTQILTLKYVQAAEIKPVLAPMVSPDGLLAEYQSTDTLILIDYAANVRRLQDIVAQMDVPHARVTVFPLRHASAAKLAERLGKLWASRGGGKEGGGRGPSVVPDERSNSIAVMAGPEETAQIARVIRELDEPQRRDQGNVKVYALQNANAEELAKVLNELAGRVTASSEKSEDGSQKARATAEGVRIVPDKGTNSILVTASPEDIVFFDDLIAKLDVPRQQVFVEAVIMEVSTDRTLSYGVNWAAAGKVNVGDSSDGGLVVGGYQPDGAIDSFVDDALTLPTGFSVGMVTFPVTIGDVTYSNIQALITASKVDNKVNIIATPQLMTLDNEEATIVVAENRPFLTSTQTGTNELDRTVQQFEYKDVGTTLKVTPQINKGETVRLKIKQETSRVDAQETAETGVLQPTTRKRSTETTVLVKNTQTIVISGLIGEKASDGENKVPVLGDIPVLGWLFKRKSTASEKTNLLVFITPRISSAAGAINALYREKSEQMEQTVREFNEDVGKKPPADAPKATPPGRKAFDNEIDPIQKPLMSYGPALDN, encoded by the coding sequence ATGGCCCGGGATCGTGAACATGCCCCTGTGACCCCCCTTCCGGGGATTTTTCCCCGTGCCGTCGGCCAGGCGATCCTGGTTTCGTGGCTGGGGCTGTGCCCGGGAGGGACGCCGACCGTCTGGGCCGCCGCCGTAACCGCCATCCCGGACATGGCGGCGGATATGGTCAAGGGCGACCCCCAGCCCGCAGCTCCGGCGGACAGGCCCCGGCCCGAGCCTGCGGGGGGCAACGGCAGCGGGACGGTCCCGCCGATCGGCGACGACATGTCCGTGATCATGGACTTCGACAATGTGGACATCCGGGTGTTCATCAAATTCATCAGCGATCTGACGGGAAAGAATTTTGTGGTGGGCGACGACGTGCGGGGCAACGTGACCGTCATCTCCCCCAAGAGCATGGGCCCGGACGAGGCCTTTGCCGTCTTCGAGTCGGTCCTTGAGGTCAACGGCTTCACCATCGTGCCGTCCGGCGGCGTGCTCAAGGTGGTGTCCTCCAAGTCCGGCCGGACCATGAACACGGCCCAGCCCCGGGGGGCGGCCGTGAACAGCGACCGTCTGGTCACCCAGATCCTGACGCTCAAATACGTCCAGGCCGCAGAGATCAAGCCCGTTTTGGCCCCAATGGTCTCGCCGGACGGCCTTTTGGCCGAATACCAGTCCACGGACACCCTGATCCTCATTGATTACGCCGCCAACGTCCGTCGCCTGCAAGACATTGTGGCCCAGATGGACGTCCCCCACGCCAGGGTCACGGTGTTTCCCCTGCGCCATGCCTCGGCGGCCAAGCTGGCCGAACGCCTGGGCAAACTGTGGGCCAGCCGCGGGGGAGGAAAGGAAGGCGGCGGCCGAGGCCCCTCCGTGGTGCCGGACGAACGCAGCAATAGCATCGCCGTCATGGCCGGGCCGGAAGAAACCGCACAGATCGCCAGGGTCATCCGCGAACTCGACGAGCCCCAGCGCCGCGATCAGGGCAACGTCAAGGTCTACGCCCTGCAAAACGCCAATGCCGAGGAACTGGCCAAGGTTCTAAACGAACTGGCCGGACGGGTAACGGCCAGTTCGGAAAAGTCCGAGGACGGGTCGCAAAAGGCCCGGGCCACGGCCGAGGGCGTGCGCATCGTGCCCGACAAGGGCACCAACAGCATCCTGGTCACAGCCTCTCCCGAGGACATTGTCTTTTTCGACGATCTTATCGCCAAGCTCGACGTGCCCCGGCAACAGGTGTTCGTGGAGGCGGTGATCATGGAGGTGTCCACGGATCGGACCTTAAGCTACGGCGTGAACTGGGCCGCCGCCGGAAAGGTCAACGTGGGCGACAGCTCGGATGGCGGACTCGTGGTTGGGGGATACCAGCCCGACGGGGCCATCGATTCCTTCGTGGACGACGCCCTGACCCTGCCCACCGGCTTTTCCGTGGGCATGGTCACCTTCCCGGTCACCATCGGCGACGTGACCTATTCCAATATCCAGGCCCTGATCACGGCCTCCAAGGTGGACAACAAGGTCAACATCATCGCCACCCCCCAGCTCATGACCCTGGACAACGAGGAGGCCACCATCGTGGTGGCCGAGAACCGTCCCTTCCTGACCTCCACCCAGACCGGAACCAATGAGCTGGACCGAACCGTCCAGCAGTTCGAATACAAGGATGTGGGCACCACTCTGAAGGTCACCCCCCAGATCAACAAGGGCGAGACCGTGCGCCTGAAGATCAAGCAGGAAACCAGCCGGGTGGACGCCCAGGAGACGGCCGAGACCGGCGTGCTCCAGCCGACCACCCGCAAACGCTCCACGGAGACCACGGTCCTGGTCAAAAACACCCAGACCATCGTCATCTCCGGGCTGATCGGCGAAAAGGCCTCGGACGGGGAGAACAAGGTGCCTGTCCTGGGGGACATCCCGGTCCTGGGCTGGCTTTTCAAGCGCAAATCCACGGCCTCGGAAAAAACCAATCTTTTGGTGTTCATCACCCCGCGCATCTCCTCGGCGGCAGGCGCGATCAACGCCCTGTACCGGGAAAAAAGCGAGCAAATGGAGCAGACCGTTAGGGAGTTCAACGAAGACGTCGGCAAAAAGCCCCCGGCGGACGCCCCGAAGGCCACTCCTCCCGGTCGCAAGGCCTTTGACAACGAAATCGACCCGATCCAGAAACCGCTCATGTCCTATGGGCCGGCCCTGGACAATTGA
- the gspE gene encoding type II secretion system ATPase GspE, with protein sequence MSIPSPPPPPTPLADQAELAVPGDAPAESPGFWDGVLCAAGLAEADARQALAAWGEAPGDDSPAAACVAKGLVDEEELLSALAAVAGLDVWLRIPAEALDPELVRGLPIAYLKRNLALPLRQGEQGTVLAMFDPTRVEAADEIRRVLGLARLPVALAPQAEILTAIGRTYGQADESSDTIIRDVDQGLAERFFAGIEDVPGGDLLEETSEAPIIKLVNMIIAKAVKSRASDIHVEPYSDELKVRYRLDGVLHNVHSLPRRLHAAVLSRIKVMARLDIAEKRLPQDGRMEIKLGDRSVDIRVSLIPTSDGERAVLRLLEKQSRVLGLEDLGFGPAALADMRRLVSFSHGMILLTGPTGSGKTTTLYAALNSINSPDKNILTIEDPVEYRLPGVGQMQVNPKIDLDFAAGLRSLVRQDPDVIMIGEVRDRETADIAVQASLTGHLVFSTLHTNDAPTGVARLLDMGVESFRLASCLRAIIAQRLVRVLCPECKSARNPSDEELAEMRLAREQAPGTICSPVGCELCLGTGYRGRTAIHEILLLSEAVQELILTTSDANRLRHLAVTEGMTTLREAGIAKVLAGITTLAEVRRATLV encoded by the coding sequence ATGTCCATACCGTCGCCGCCCCCACCTCCCACGCCCTTAGCCGATCAGGCGGAATTGGCTGTGCCGGGCGACGCCCCGGCCGAAAGCCCCGGCTTCTGGGACGGCGTGCTGTGCGCCGCCGGGCTTGCGGAGGCGGACGCCCGCCAGGCCCTTGCCGCCTGGGGAGAGGCGCCCGGAGACGATTCCCCTGCCGCCGCCTGCGTCGCCAAGGGGCTTGTGGACGAAGAGGAACTGCTTTCGGCCCTGGCGGCCGTTGCCGGGCTCGACGTCTGGCTGCGCATCCCGGCCGAGGCCCTGGACCCGGAACTGGTGCGCGGGTTGCCTATCGCCTATCTCAAGCGCAATCTGGCCCTGCCCCTGCGGCAGGGGGAGCAGGGGACGGTCCTGGCCATGTTCGATCCCACCCGGGTGGAGGCGGCCGACGAGATCCGGCGTGTTCTGGGGCTTGCCCGGCTGCCGGTGGCCCTGGCCCCCCAGGCGGAGATCCTGACCGCCATCGGCCGCACCTACGGCCAGGCCGACGAGTCGTCGGACACCATCATCCGCGACGTGGACCAGGGGCTTGCCGAACGGTTTTTTGCGGGCATTGAGGACGTTCCGGGAGGGGATCTGCTGGAGGAGACCAGCGAGGCCCCCATCATCAAGCTGGTGAACATGATCATCGCCAAGGCGGTGAAGAGCCGGGCCAGCGACATCCACGTAGAGCCCTATTCCGACGAGCTCAAGGTCCGCTACCGCCTCGACGGCGTGCTGCACAACGTCCACTCCCTGCCGCGCAGGCTTCACGCCGCCGTGCTTTCGCGCATCAAGGTCATGGCCCGCCTGGACATTGCGGAAAAGCGCCTGCCCCAGGACGGGCGCATGGAGATCAAATTGGGCGACCGCTCGGTGGACATCCGCGTCTCGCTGATCCCCACCTCGGACGGCGAGCGGGCGGTACTGCGGCTTTTGGAGAAGCAGTCGCGGGTGCTGGGGCTTGAGGATCTGGGCTTCGGCCCGGCGGCTCTGGCCGACATGCGGCGTCTGGTCTCTTTCTCCCACGGCATGATCCTTCTGACCGGCCCCACGGGCAGCGGCAAGACCACCACCCTGTATGCGGCCTTAAATTCCATCAATTCCCCGGACAAAAACATCCTGACCATCGAAGATCCTGTGGAATACCGCCTGCCCGGGGTGGGGCAGATGCAGGTCAACCCCAAGATCGACCTGGATTTCGCCGCAGGCCTGCGTTCCCTGGTGCGCCAGGATCCGGACGTGATCATGATCGGGGAGGTGCGTGACCGGGAGACGGCGGATATCGCCGTGCAGGCGTCCCTGACCGGACACCTGGTCTTTTCCACGCTGCATACCAACGACGCCCCCACGGGCGTGGCCAGGCTTTTGGACATGGGCGTGGAGTCGTTTCGGCTGGCGTCCTGCCTGCGGGCCATCATCGCCCAACGCCTGGTGCGCGTGCTGTGCCCGGAGTGCAAGTCGGCCCGCAATCCCAGCGACGAGGAACTGGCCGAGATGCGTCTGGCCCGGGAGCAGGCCCCGGGGACCATCTGCTCCCCCGTGGGCTGCGAACTCTGTCTGGGGACGGGCTATCGGGGCCGCACGGCCATCCACGAGATCCTGCTGTTAAGCGAGGCCGTGCAGGAGCTGATCCTGACGACCTCCGACGCCAACCGGCTGCGGCATCTGGCCGTGACCGAGGGAATGACCACCCTGCGCGAGGCGGGCATCGCCAAGGTGCTGGCCGGGATCACCACCCTGGCCGAGGTGCGCCGGGCCACCCTGGTGTGA
- a CDS encoding protein-glutamate methylesterase/protein-glutamine glutaminase, which translates to MIHVVVVDDSAFMRKAISTMLEKDPDIKVVATGRDGEEGLELVRKFNPDVVTLDIEMPRMDGLTALRHIMMEMPRPVLMVSSLTVEGAEATLKAMELGAVDFIPKQLSKVSLDIVKIEDDLRAKVKLIAKRKVRPPSPVRSVAAQVSALARQAASERGERPAAERRPVRVSGPQLHDVVAIGVSTGGPPAVQKVLSRLPKDFPAGIVIAQHMPAAFTGPFAKRLDGVCAITVKEAEHGERLVPGVAYVSPGGRHLRIDQKISRIDLSITDEPREALYKPSANVMIESVAQGVGRRGLGVILTGMGSDGMEGIRSLKQKGGRALAQSDATCVVYGMPKAVVDAGLADEIVDIDDMGDAIITNLYK; encoded by the coding sequence GTGATACACGTCGTTGTAGTCGATGATTCCGCATTCATGCGCAAAGCCATAAGCACCATGCTGGAGAAGGATCCGGACATCAAGGTCGTGGCCACGGGTCGCGACGGCGAGGAAGGTCTGGAGCTGGTCAGGAAATTCAATCCGGACGTGGTCACCCTGGATATCGAGATGCCCCGCATGGATGGCCTCACGGCGCTTCGGCATATCATGATGGAGATGCCGCGCCCGGTGCTCATGGTCAGCTCCCTGACCGTGGAGGGGGCCGAGGCCACGCTCAAGGCCATGGAGCTTGGGGCCGTGGATTTTATTCCCAAGCAACTTTCCAAGGTTTCCCTGGACATCGTCAAGATCGAGGACGATCTGCGGGCCAAGGTCAAACTCATCGCCAAACGCAAGGTGCGCCCGCCGTCCCCGGTCAGGTCCGTGGCCGCCCAGGTGTCGGCCCTGGCCCGGCAGGCCGCCTCGGAACGGGGCGAGCGTCCGGCTGCCGAGCGCCGTCCGGTCCGGGTCAGCGGACCCCAGTTGCACGATGTGGTGGCCATCGGCGTGTCCACGGGCGGTCCCCCGGCGGTGCAGAAGGTGCTTTCCCGGCTTCCCAAGGATTTTCCGGCGGGCATCGTCATCGCCCAGCACATGCCTGCGGCCTTTACCGGCCCCTTCGCCAAGCGCCTGGACGGGGTGTGCGCCATCACCGTCAAGGAGGCCGAGCATGGGGAGCGGCTGGTTCCCGGGGTGGCCTACGTTTCCCCCGGCGGACGGCATCTGCGCATCGACCAGAAGATCAGCCGCATCGATCTGTCCATCACCGACGAGCCCCGGGAGGCCCTGTACAAGCCCTCGGCCAACGTGATGATCGAATCCGTGGCCCAGGGCGTGGGACGCCGGGGGCTCGGGGTCATCTTGACCGGCATGGGCAGCGACGGCATGGAGGGGATTCGGTCCCTCAAACAGAAGGGCGGCCGGGCCCTGGCCCAAAGCGACGCCACCTGCGTGGTGTACGGCATGCCCAAGGCCGTGGTGGATGCCGGGCTTGCCGACGAAATCGTGGACATTGACGACATGGGCGACGCCATCATCACCAACCTCTACAAATAG